The window ATGGCGATTAGCGTTCAGCTCCCCGCGGGTGAAGAATTACTTAATAGAACGCACCGCTGTAACAATAAGGCACATAAGTTTTAAGGCAATTTAAGTGCCACGGCACAGTTCTTAAATAATTGCCTGAATGACATATAACCTACCGGCATTTATATAATTTTATAAATACCGATCGGCTATATAGAGAGTTATAACGATTAAGAGCGGGGGATCAAAATCGCGGATCAAGATCGCGGCGCGTACGCAAATACATCTGCGCGCATTTGATGGGCATCCATCCCAGCTTCGACCAAAGCATCCAGCGTGCCGTAGACCATGGCCGGAGAGCCGCTGGCGTAGACATGCAAGGGTTTCAGATCGGGGAAGTCCTCGCACACCGCCTCATGCAGCATCCCGCAGCGCCCCTGCCAGCTGCATTGATCGCTGACGACTTTATGCAGGAACAGGTTGGGCAGTTTCAGCCATTCGTCCCAATGTTCGATGGCATAAAAGTCTTCAGGACGACGCACGCCCCAATACAGATGCACCGGATGCTTGAAGCCCTTGGCGCGGCAATGTTCGATCAGGCTATGGATCTGGCCCATGCCGGTGCCCGCGGCAATCAGCACCAGTGGACCGTCCGGCAGTTCCGCCAGATGGGTGTCGCCGAATGGCATTTCGATCCGCACCATTGGGTTGCGTTGCAACTGGTCGATCAGGCTCAGCGCACTGCTTTCGCGCGCCAGTACATGAATTTCCAGATCACGCCCGCCATGCGGTGCCGATGCCAGGGAGAATGCGGATTTCTCCCCATTCTCGCGCTCGATCATCAAGTACTGGCCGGCGTGATAACGCGGTGGCTTGCCAGCCGGAGCTCGCAGACGTACACGCCAGGTATCGCCGCCGACGTCCCTGCACTCAATGACCTGACATGACAAGCTGCGCACCGGCAATTCTCCCAGCGCGAGCACGCCATCCCACAGCACGATGCAGTCTTCCAGCGGCTCTGCAATGCAAGTGTAGAACTCGCCATGGTCGCGCACACCGCCTTCCTGTTCGACCCGCCCTTCCACCAACAGCGCGGCGCACACGTGGCAATTGCCGTTTCGACAGCTTTGCGGGCATTCATAGCCCAGACGCCGTGCGCCGTCGAGAATCCGCTCGCCGGGCAGAATCTCTAGCACTGCTCCGGAGGGCTGCAAGGTTACACGCATCAATCTATTCCTAACTGATTCCAGATGGCATCGATCCGCTGGGTAACGGCTTCGTCCTTGACGATCACCCGGCCCCACTCGCGAGTGGTTTCGCCCGGCCATTTATTCGTGGCATCGAGCCCCATCTTCGAACCCAGGCCGGAAACCGGCGAGGCGAAGTCCAGGTAATCGATCGGCGTGTTGTCGATCATCACCGTGTCGCGCTTGGGGTCCATGCGCGTGGTGATGGCCCAGATCACGTCGTTCCAGTCGCGTGCGTTGATGTCGTCATCACAGACGATAACGAACTTGGTGTACATGAACTGTCGCAAAAACGACCAGACACCGAGCATTACCCGCTTGGCATGGCCAGGATACGACTTCTTCATGGTCACGATGGCCATGCGATACGAGCAGCCTTCGGGCGGCAGGTAGAAGTCAGTGATTTCGGGGAACTGCTTCTGCAGGATCGGCACGAACACTTCGTTCAGTGCCACACCGAGAATCGCCGGCTCATCCGGCGGACGACCCGTATAGGTACTGTGGTAAATCGGTTTGATCCGGTGGGTGATGCGCTCGACCGTGAACACCGGGAAGCTGTCGACTTCGTTGTAGTAACCGGTGTGGTCGCCGTACGGGCCTTCATCGGCCATCTCGCCCGGATGGATTACGCCTTCAAGGATGATCTCCGCGGTGGCCGGCACTTGCAGGTCGTTGCCACGGCACTTCACCAGTTCGGTGCGGTTGCCACGCAACAAGCCAGCGAAAGCGTATTCGGAAAGGCTGTCCGGTACAGGTGTTACAGCGCCGAGAATCGTTGCCGGGTCAGCGCCCAATGCCACGGACACCGGGAACGGCTGGCCAGGGTGCTTCTCGCACCACTCGCGGTAATCCAGCGCGCCGCCACGATGACTGAGCCAACGCATGATGACCTTGTTGCGGCCGATCACTTGTTGACGGTAGATACCGAGGTTCTGGCGGTCCTTGTTCGGGCCTTTGGTGACGGTCAGGCCCCAGGTGATCAGCGGGCCGACGTCGCCCGGCCAGCAGGTCTGCACCGGCAGCATCGCGAGGTCGACGTCGTCGCCTTCGATGACGATTTCCTGGCACACCGCGTCTTTGACGACTTTCGGCGCCATGGCGATGATCTTGCGGAAGATCGGCAGCTTGGACCAGGCATCTTTCAGGCCTTTCGGCGGTTCGGGCTCCTTGAGGAACGCCAGCAGCTTGCCGATCTCGCGCAATTCGCTGACCGCTTCTGCGCCCATGCCCAGCGCCACGCGCTCAGGGGTGCCGAACAGGTTGCCTAGCACCGGGATGTCATATCCCGTGGGCTTTTCGAAAAGCAGGGCCGGACCTTTGGCACGCAGGGTGCGGTCGCAGACCTCGGTCATTTCGAGCACTGGGGACACCGGAACCTGGATGCGCTTGAGTTCGCCGCGCTTTTCCAGACCGCTGATAAAGTCGCGCAAGTCGCGATACTGCATGCGTGAGCCTCGTATTGGCCGTGCCGTTCGGGGGTGGCAGTTTAGCGCCGAACCCCTCTGTTCAGAACCACGAACTGCCGGTTCATCAAAAATCAGATAGCAAAAAGCCGGGTTTCCCCGGCTTCTTGGCCTTATCGACTTACTTGCGTTTCATCGACAGGAAGAACTCATCGTTGGTCTTGGTCGTTTTCAGCTTGTCGACCAGGAACTCGATGGCAGCGATTTCGTCCATCGGGTGCAGGAGCTTGCGAAGAATCCACATGCGCTGCAACTCGTCGTCGGCGGTCAGCAACTCTTCGCGGCGGGTGCCGGAACGGTTGATGTTGATGGCCGGGAACACGCGTTTTTCAGCGATGCGGCGATCCAGCGGCAGTTCCATGTTGCCCGTGCCTTTGAATTCTTCGTAGATCACTTCGTCCATCTTCGAGCCGGTTTCAACCAGCGCGGTGGCGATGATGGTCAGCGAACCGCCTTCTTCGATGTTCCGTGCGGCGCCGAAGAAACGTTTCGGTTTCTCCAGGGCGTGGGCATCGACACCACCGGTGAGTACCTTGCCGGAGCTCGGGATCACGGTGTTGTAGGCGCGAGCCAGACGGGTGATGGAGTCGAGCAGGATCACCACGTCCTTCTTGTGTTCGACCAGGCGCTTGGCCTTCTCGATCACCATTTCGGCAACCTGCACGTGGCGGGTTGGCGGCTCATCGAACGTCGAGGCAACCACTTCGCCGCGCACGGTGCGCTGCATTTCGGTCACTTCTTCTGGACGTTCGTCGATCAGCAATACGATCAAATGAACTTCAGGATTGTTACGTGCGATGTTTGCCGCGATGTTCTGCAGCATGATGGTTTTACCGGCTTTCGGCGGTGCAACGATCAGACCGCGCTGGCCTTTACCGATCGGGGCGCACAGGTCGATGACACGACCGGTCAAGTCTTCGGTGGAACCGTTGCCGGCTTCCATCTTCATGCGCACAGTCGGGAACAGCGGGGTCAGGTTCTCGAAGAGAATCTTGTTTTTCGCATTCTCGGGACGATCGTAGTTGATCGTGTCGACCTTGAGCAGCGCGAAATAACGCTCGCCTTCCTTTGGTGGACGGATCTTGCCAACGATGGTGTCACCGGTGCGCAAGTTGAAGCGACGGATCTGACTCGGCGAGACGTAGATATCGTCTGGGCCGGCAAGATAGGAAGCGTCAGCGGAGCGAAGGAAGCCGAAGCCGTCCTGGAGAATCTCCAGCACGCCATCACCGGAAATTTCCTCGCCGCTTTTAGCGTGCTTTTTGAGCAGGGAGAAAATCACGTCCTGCTTGCGCGAACGGGCCATATTTTCTATGCCCATCTGTTCGGCCAATTCGAGCAGTTCGGTAATCGGCTTTTGCTTGAGTTCAGTCAGATTCATATAGGAATGACGTAATCATTTATGGAGGGGGGGAAATTAAGCTTTTGGGCTTAATGAGGCCGCGCCGCAGAGAAGGCGACAGGATCGCGTACTTATTCGAAAAGGAGTGCGTCGGCGACGGCTAGCAGGGGGCAATGGAGAAACCAGTGCGGGGCCGAATGTACCACCTGAGTTTCGGAGCGTCTAGCCCTCAATAACGAAAAGGCCCCGCGATGTGCGGGGCCTTTTTGATGACGCTTAAACGACGCTTAGATGTTGGCGTCGAGGAAAGCAGCCAGTTGCGACTTCGACAGTGCGCCGACCTTGGTCGCTTCAACGTTGCCGTTCTTGAACAACATCAGGGTCGGGATACCACGCACGCCATGCTTGGCCGGAGTTTCCTGGTTTTCGTCGATGTTCAGTTTGGCAACGGTCAGCTTGCCTTTGTAGGTTTCAGCAATTTCGTCCAGAACAGGAGCGATCATTTTGCAAGGGCCGCACCATTCAGCCCAGTAGTCGACCAGTACAGCGCCTTCGGCCTTGAGGACGTCGACGTCGAAGCTAGCGTCGGTGACGTGTTTGATAAGATCGCTGCTCATGGAAGTCTCCAGGTTGTAAGCAAAAAAACGTGGCCCATCATAGCCGCCCTTCCCTCGTTCAGGAAGGTGCAGATGATTGAGTCTCGCTATGGTGCCGCATGAGTTTGGGTATAGCTCAAGTCACGAGGTGGCGGGAGCGACGAAGGCAATTCCAGTGCGCAGTGCCGCGTTACGTACATGTTCGTGCATGGCCTTCTGCGCTGCGCCGGAGGCCCGCCGGGTCAGTGCGCGGAGGATTTTGCGGTGCTCCTGCCAGGTTTCCATGGCCCGCTCGGCCCGGATGAACGGTAGCTTTTGGCTCTCTAGAAAGATGTCGGCGCTGGCGGTCAGGATGCTCAGCATCGCCTGATTGCCGCTCGCCAGCAGGATGCGTCGGTGAAACTCGAAATCCAGCCGCGCCGCTGCCTCGAAGTCGCCGGCCTTCAATTCGAGGCGCATGGCGGCGACGTTATCTTCCAGCGCATCGAGCTCGTGAGTGCTCAGGGTCACCGCCGCCAAACCGGCGGCAAAACCTTCCAGGGCATAGCGCAACTGGAAGATGTCCAGCGGCGAGGCCTGGGCCGCGAACGGCCAACTCAACCCCGCATCACCTCGCGGCAAATCAACCGGTGACTGCACGAACACGCCTTTGCCCGGCTGGATGCTGATCACCCCTAACGCGCTCAATGACGACAACGCTTCGCGCAGCGACGCGCGGCTGACGCCCAATTGCACCGCCAAATCCCGTTGCGAGGGCAAGGCATCGCCCGGCCCGAAACCTTGCTCGGTGATCAGTTTACGGATGGCTTGCAGCGCCACTTCAGGTACGGCGCGAGAGATCGAGTTCATGGTTTTTCAGACGAACCAGGCCAATGAGCGGTCAGTTGTAAAGCTATTCACGACGCCCGGCAAGTCGTGCCCCATGGGGGTTCGGAGAAATCCGGCAATGCGCTATCGGGGTGCGAAACGCCGCCAAACTGTTCAGACCAGTAAGACCGAACGAATCCAGCAAAACCGCGGCCTGCGGCATCCAAAACCGACTCTTGGCACGGCCCATGCTCTGTCGATCCGCAGAATTCACTTCTCGCCGATTCGGAGATTTGCCATGACCCAGCGTTACAGCGCCCTCCTCGCCGCCCTGTTTGCCAGCCTGATGCTGAGCCAGGCGCCCGCCCACGCCGACGGTCTGGAGGATGTGGTCAAGCGCGGCGTCCTCAAGGTGGCCGTGCCTCAGGATTTCCCGCCCTTCGGCTCGGTCGGCCCGGACATGAAGCCGCGCGGCCTTGATATCGATACTGCAAAACTGCTGGCCGACCAACTCAAGGTCAAACTCGAGCTGACGCCAGTCAACAGCACCAACCGCATTCCGTTCCTGACCACCGGCAAGGTCGATCTGGTGATCTCCAGCCTCGGCAAGAACCCCGAGCGCGAGAAAGTCATCGATTTCTCCCGTGCCTACGCACCGTTCTACCTCGCCGTGTTCGGTCCGCCAGACGCCAGCATCAAAAGCCTGGACGATCTCAAGGGCAAAACCATCAGTGTCACCCGTGGCGCTATCGAAGACATCGAGCTGACCAAAGTCGCGCCCGAAGGCGTGACCATCAAGCGCTTCGAAGACAACAACTCGACCATCGCCGCCTACCTCGCCGGGCAAGTTGACCTGATCGCCAGCGGCAACGTGGTGATGGTGACCATCAGCGAGCGCAACCCGAAGCGCATTCCGGCGCTGAAAGTGAAGCTCAAGGATTCGCCAGTCTATGTCGGCGTGAATAAAAACGAGCCGGCGCTGCTGGACAAGGTCAACCAGATCCTCGCCACTGCCAAGACCGACGGCGCGCTGGAGAAGAACTCCCGGACCTGGCTCAAAGAGCCGCTGCCGGCCGATCTCTGATCGTCGTTGCG of the Pseudomonas frederiksbergensis genome contains:
- a CDS encoding CDP-6-deoxy-delta-3,4-glucoseen reductase; its protein translation is MRVTLQPSGAVLEILPGERILDGARRLGYECPQSCRNGNCHVCAALLVEGRVEQEGGVRDHGEFYTCIAEPLEDCIVLWDGVLALGELPVRSLSCQVIECRDVGGDTWRVRLRAPAGKPPRYHAGQYLMIERENGEKSAFSLASAPHGGRDLEIHVLARESSALSLIDQLQRNPMVRIEMPFGDTHLAELPDGPLVLIAAGTGMGQIHSLIEHCRAKGFKHPVHLYWGVRRPEDFYAIEHWDEWLKLPNLFLHKVVSDQCSWQGRCGMLHEAVCEDFPDLKPLHVYASGSPAMVYGTLDALVEAGMDAHQMRADVFAYAPRS
- the trxA gene encoding thioredoxin TrxA, which gives rise to MSSDLIKHVTDASFDVDVLKAEGAVLVDYWAEWCGPCKMIAPVLDEIAETYKGKLTVAKLNIDENQETPAKHGVRGIPTLMLFKNGNVEATKVGALSKSQLAAFLDANI
- the rho gene encoding transcription termination factor Rho, with protein sequence MNLTELKQKPITELLELAEQMGIENMARSRKQDVIFSLLKKHAKSGEEISGDGVLEILQDGFGFLRSADASYLAGPDDIYVSPSQIRRFNLRTGDTIVGKIRPPKEGERYFALLKVDTINYDRPENAKNKILFENLTPLFPTVRMKMEAGNGSTEDLTGRVIDLCAPIGKGQRGLIVAPPKAGKTIMLQNIAANIARNNPEVHLIVLLIDERPEEVTEMQRTVRGEVVASTFDEPPTRHVQVAEMVIEKAKRLVEHKKDVVILLDSITRLARAYNTVIPSSGKVLTGGVDAHALEKPKRFFGAARNIEEGGSLTIIATALVETGSKMDEVIYEEFKGTGNMELPLDRRIAEKRVFPAININRSGTRREELLTADDELQRMWILRKLLHPMDEIAAIEFLVDKLKTTKTNDEFFLSMKRK
- the ubiD gene encoding 4-hydroxy-3-polyprenylbenzoate decarboxylase, which encodes MQYRDLRDFISGLEKRGELKRIQVPVSPVLEMTEVCDRTLRAKGPALLFEKPTGYDIPVLGNLFGTPERVALGMGAEAVSELREIGKLLAFLKEPEPPKGLKDAWSKLPIFRKIIAMAPKVVKDAVCQEIVIEGDDVDLAMLPVQTCWPGDVGPLITWGLTVTKGPNKDRQNLGIYRQQVIGRNKVIMRWLSHRGGALDYREWCEKHPGQPFPVSVALGADPATILGAVTPVPDSLSEYAFAGLLRGNRTELVKCRGNDLQVPATAEIILEGVIHPGEMADEGPYGDHTGYYNEVDSFPVFTVERITHRIKPIYHSTYTGRPPDEPAILGVALNEVFVPILQKQFPEITDFYLPPEGCSYRMAIVTMKKSYPGHAKRVMLGVWSFLRQFMYTKFVIVCDDDINARDWNDVIWAITTRMDPKRDTVMIDNTPIDYLDFASPVSGLGSKMGLDATNKWPGETTREWGRVIVKDEAVTQRIDAIWNQLGID
- a CDS encoding transporter substrate-binding domain-containing protein; this encodes MTQRYSALLAALFASLMLSQAPAHADGLEDVVKRGVLKVAVPQDFPPFGSVGPDMKPRGLDIDTAKLLADQLKVKLELTPVNSTNRIPFLTTGKVDLVISSLGKNPEREKVIDFSRAYAPFYLAVFGPPDASIKSLDDLKGKTISVTRGAIEDIELTKVAPEGVTIKRFEDNNSTIAAYLAGQVDLIASGNVVMVTISERNPKRIPALKVKLKDSPVYVGVNKNEPALLDKVNQILATAKTDGALEKNSRTWLKEPLPADL
- a CDS encoding FadR/GntR family transcriptional regulator, which gives rise to MNSISRAVPEVALQAIRKLITEQGFGPGDALPSQRDLAVQLGVSRASLREALSSLSALGVISIQPGKGVFVQSPVDLPRGDAGLSWPFAAQASPLDIFQLRYALEGFAAGLAAVTLSTHELDALEDNVAAMRLELKAGDFEAAARLDFEFHRRILLASGNQAMLSILTASADIFLESQKLPFIRAERAMETWQEHRKILRALTRRASGAAQKAMHEHVRNAALRTGIAFVAPATS